A genome region from Glutamicibacter arilaitensis Re117 includes the following:
- the argH gene encoding argininosuccinate lyase, whose protein sequence is MASSTNEGSLWGGRFSGGPADAMAALSKSTHFDWRLASYDIAGSRAHAKVLNRAGLLTDAELADMITALDQLEADVISEAYVAAETDEDVHGSLERGLLERAGIALGGKLRAGRSRNDQIATLGRMFLRDHARIIARGIIDTLDAMVEQVKAHPYAPMPGRTHLQHAQPILLSHLLLAYSWPLLRDVQRLVDWDKRAAVSPYGSGALAGQTLGLDPNFVAAELGFDSAVHNSIDGTAARDVFAEFSWIAAMIGVDLSRVSEEVILWATKEFSFVKLHDSFSTGSSIMPQKKNPDIAELARGKAGRLIGDLTGLLATLKALPLAYNRDLQEDKEPVFDAADTLEMLLPAMAGMMGTLTFNTERMAELAPQGFALATDIAEWLVRQGVPFRDAHELSGAAVQLAESRGVELWDLTDEEYAGISEHLTPQVREVLSTEGSLNARNGQGGTAPSAVAAQLVEFERQLAQIKDWAK, encoded by the coding sequence ATGGCCTCGTCAACAAATGAAGGATCGCTCTGGGGCGGTCGCTTCTCCGGCGGCCCAGCGGATGCAATGGCAGCGCTGAGCAAGTCCACCCACTTCGACTGGCGCCTGGCCAGCTACGACATTGCCGGTTCCCGCGCCCACGCCAAGGTCCTGAACCGTGCCGGTCTGCTCACCGATGCCGAACTGGCTGACATGATCACCGCGCTGGACCAGCTCGAAGCCGACGTCATTTCCGAAGCCTACGTCGCAGCTGAAACCGACGAAGACGTCCACGGCTCGCTGGAACGAGGCCTGCTGGAACGCGCCGGCATCGCACTGGGTGGCAAGCTGCGCGCCGGCCGTTCGCGCAACGACCAGATCGCCACCCTGGGCCGCATGTTCTTGCGCGATCACGCCCGGATCATCGCCCGTGGCATCATCGACACCCTTGACGCCATGGTCGAACAGGTCAAGGCTCACCCATACGCACCGATGCCGGGCCGCACCCACCTGCAGCACGCCCAGCCGATCCTGCTCTCGCACCTGCTGCTGGCCTACTCCTGGCCGTTGCTGCGCGACGTGCAGCGCCTGGTCGACTGGGACAAGCGCGCCGCGGTGTCCCCATACGGTTCCGGCGCACTGGCCGGCCAGACACTGGGCCTGGACCCGAACTTCGTCGCCGCTGAACTGGGCTTCGACTCGGCCGTGCACAACTCGATCGACGGCACCGCCGCCCGCGACGTCTTCGCCGAGTTCTCCTGGATCGCCGCGATGATCGGCGTGGACCTCTCTCGCGTCTCGGAAGAAGTCATACTCTGGGCCACCAAGGAGTTCAGCTTTGTGAAGCTGCACGATTCTTTCTCCACCGGCTCCTCGATCATGCCGCAGAAGAAGAACCCGGACATCGCCGAGCTGGCCCGTGGCAAGGCAGGACGCCTGATCGGCGACTTGACCGGCCTGCTGGCCACCCTCAAGGCACTGCCGCTGGCCTACAATCGCGACCTGCAGGAAGACAAGGAACCGGTCTTCGATGCCGCGGACACCTTGGAAATGCTGCTCCCAGCAATGGCCGGCATGATGGGTACCTTGACCTTCAACACCGAGCGCATGGCCGAACTGGCGCCACAGGGCTTCGCCTTGGCCACGGACATCGCCGAATGGCTGGTCCGCCAGGGAGTGCCCTTCCGTGACGCCCACGAGCTGTCCGGCGCTGCCGTGCAGCTGGCTGAATCGCGCGGCGTGGAGCTGTGGGATCTGACCGACGAAGAATACGCCGGCATCTCCGAGCACCTGACCCCTCAGGTTCGCGAAGTGCTCTCCACCGAGGGCTCGCTGAACGCCCGCAACGGCCAGGGTGGTACCGCTCCGAGTGCCGTGGCGGCACAGCTGGTCGAGTTCGAGCGCCAGCTGGCGCAGATCAAGGACTGGGCCAAGTAG
- a CDS encoding arginine repressor, with product MSSQPSTKTARQARIRAFLGNNSVKSQAELLGLLKDDGLEVTQATLSRDLVEIGAVRIRDNSGQLIYAVRQEGGDRSPKTAITQEVLDARLAKICAEQLVTAEASGNIVVLRTPPGAANLLALAIDHSQMPSILGCIAGDDTIMVTTRAVDGGADVAARFLQLAEPR from the coding sequence ATGTCCTCCCAACCCAGCACGAAAACCGCCCGCCAGGCCCGCATCCGAGCCTTCCTGGGCAACAACTCGGTCAAATCCCAGGCCGAACTGCTCGGGCTGCTCAAGGACGACGGGCTGGAAGTCACCCAGGCCACGCTCTCGCGCGACCTGGTGGAAATCGGGGCGGTGCGCATCCGCGACAATTCCGGGCAGCTGATCTACGCGGTGCGCCAGGAAGGCGGGGACCGTTCCCCGAAGACCGCCATCACCCAGGAAGTGCTCGACGCGCGCCTGGCCAAGATCTGCGCCGAGCAGCTGGTCACCGCCGAAGCCTCCGGGAACATCGTGGTGCTGCGCACCCCGCCAGGGGCCGCCAACCTGCTGGCCCTGGCCATCGACCACTCGCAGATGCCCTCGATCCTGGGCTGCATCGCCGGGGATGACACCATCATGGTGACCACCCGTGCGGTGGACGGCGGCGCGGATGTTGCCGCCCGCTTCCTGCAGCTGGCCGAACCGCGCTAG
- the argF gene encoding ornithine carbamoyltransferase encodes MSATRHFLTDLEFTPDEQSKVLDLAAKMKADKYGFKPYAGPQSVAVFFDKTSTRTRVSFHAGISELGGSPLIINSLDSQLGHKESISDSAKVLARMVSTIVWRTFAQSGLEEMAANSAVPVINALSDDYHPCQLIADLLTVREHKGKTQGLTMAYLGDAANNMANSYLLAGVTAGMHVRIAGPEGYLPDAAIIAAAEIRAETTGASIMITTDAAAALADADVVVTDTWVSMGQEDEKEARLKLFTDYSVTAEAMKLAKDDAIVLHCLPAYRGYEIDAEVIDGPQSVVFDEAENRVHAQKAVMTWLMVASGLAEDPRVEL; translated from the coding sequence ATGAGCGCAACCCGCCACTTCTTGACCGATCTTGAATTCACCCCCGACGAGCAGTCCAAGGTCCTGGACCTGGCTGCCAAGATGAAGGCCGACAAGTACGGCTTCAAGCCCTACGCCGGCCCGCAGTCCGTCGCGGTCTTCTTCGACAAGACCTCCACGCGCACCCGCGTCTCCTTCCACGCCGGCATCTCCGAGCTGGGCGGCTCCCCGCTGATCATCAACTCGCTGGACTCGCAGCTGGGCCACAAGGAGTCCATCTCCGACTCGGCCAAGGTCCTTGCGCGCATGGTCTCCACCATCGTGTGGCGCACCTTTGCGCAGTCGGGCCTGGAAGAAATGGCCGCGAATTCGGCGGTGCCGGTGATCAATGCGCTGAGCGACGACTACCACCCCTGCCAGCTGATCGCCGACCTGCTCACCGTGCGCGAGCACAAGGGCAAAACGCAGGGCCTGACCATGGCCTACCTGGGCGACGCGGCGAATAACATGGCCAACTCCTACCTGCTGGCTGGAGTCACCGCCGGCATGCACGTGCGCATCGCCGGCCCCGAAGGCTACCTGCCGGACGCCGCAATCATCGCCGCCGCAGAAATCCGCGCCGAAACCACCGGCGCGTCGATCATGATCACCACCGATGCCGCCGCCGCACTGGCCGATGCCGACGTCGTGGTCACCGACACCTGGGTGTCCATGGGCCAGGAAGACGAGAAGGAAGCACGCCTGAAGCTGTTCACCGACTACTCGGTGACCGCCGAAGCGATGAAGCTGGCCAAGGACGACGCGATCGTGCTGCACTGCCTGCCTGCCTACCGCGGCTACGAAATCGACGCCGAGGTGATCGACGGCCCGCAATCAGTAGTGTTCGACGAAGCCGAAAACCGCGTGCACGCGCAGAAGGCCGTGATGACCTGGCTGATGGTCGCCTCCGGCCTTGCCGAAGACCCACGAGTGGAGCTCTAG
- a CDS encoding acetylornithine transaminase translates to MSQNAAETTAAQLAANPAPEVTELTGLSSKALSERYSKSLLGVFGTPQRVLVRGAGCHVWDADGNQYLDLLGGIAVNTLGHGHPLLTSVITSQLATLGHVSNFFTSPSQIALAEKLLEISAAPAGSKVFFANSGTEANEAALKLTRRNAGTEAAPRTKVIALEHSFHGRTLGALSLTYKEKYRAPFAPLPENVSWIPAGDIEALRAAVDETVSAVFIEPIQGEAGVLELSTEYLQAAREITRDSGALLVFDEVQTGMGRTGQFFASAPVIPDVMTLAKGLGGGFPIGAMIVFGQENTAWLTPGEHGTTFGGNPVACAAGLAVIHTIEKENLLAHVRATGDWLREQLAGIQGIGAVRGAGLLTAFELKSANAPKLVTAALDAGFIVNATDEKTIRLAPPLVITTEQLATLVTALPQLISAAS, encoded by the coding sequence GTGAGCCAGAACGCCGCTGAAACCACCGCCGCACAGCTGGCCGCCAACCCGGCCCCGGAAGTCACCGAACTGACCGGGCTCTCCTCTAAGGCGCTGTCGGAACGCTACTCCAAGTCGCTGCTGGGTGTCTTCGGCACCCCGCAGCGCGTGCTGGTGCGCGGGGCCGGCTGCCACGTCTGGGACGCGGATGGCAACCAGTACCTGGATCTGCTCGGCGGCATCGCGGTGAACACCCTGGGCCACGGGCACCCGCTGCTCACTTCTGTGATCACCAGCCAGCTGGCCACCTTGGGGCACGTGTCGAACTTCTTCACCAGCCCCAGCCAGATCGCACTGGCCGAAAAGCTGCTGGAAATCTCCGCCGCACCGGCTGGCTCCAAGGTCTTCTTCGCCAACTCCGGCACCGAAGCCAATGAGGCGGCGCTCAAGCTCACCCGCCGCAACGCCGGCACCGAAGCTGCCCCGCGCACCAAGGTGATCGCCCTGGAACACTCCTTCCACGGCCGCACCCTGGGCGCACTGTCGCTGACCTACAAGGAAAAGTACCGCGCACCCTTCGCCCCGCTGCCTGAGAATGTCAGCTGGATCCCGGCCGGGGACATCGAGGCGCTGCGTGCTGCGGTAGACGAGACCGTGTCCGCAGTCTTCATCGAGCCAATCCAGGGCGAAGCCGGCGTGCTGGAACTGAGCACCGAATACCTGCAGGCCGCCCGCGAGATCACCCGCGACTCCGGCGCCCTGCTGGTCTTCGACGAGGTGCAGACCGGGATGGGCCGCACCGGCCAATTCTTCGCCTCGGCACCGGTGATCCCGGATGTCATGACCCTGGCCAAGGGCCTGGGCGGCGGCTTCCCGATCGGCGCGATGATCGTCTTCGGCCAGGAAAACACTGCCTGGCTGACCCCGGGCGAGCATGGCACCACCTTCGGCGGGAACCCGGTGGCCTGCGCCGCCGGCCTGGCGGTCATCCACACCATCGAGAAGGAAAACCTGCTGGCCCATGTGCGCGCCACCGGTGACTGGCTGCGCGAGCAGCTGGCCGGCATCCAGGGCATCGGCGCGGTACGCGGCGCCGGGCTGCTCACCGCCTTCGAACTGAAAAGCGCCAACGCCCCGAAGCTGGTCACCGCCGCACTGGATGCCGGATTCATCGTGAACGCCACCGACGAGAAGACCATCCGCCTGGCCCCGCCGCTGGTGATCACCACCGAGCAGCTGGCCACCCTGGTCACCGCCCTCCCGCAGCTGATCAGCGCCGCCAGCTAG
- a CDS encoding maleylpyruvate isomerase family mycothiol-dependent enzyme, whose protein sequence is MTQLLAPGELIAQVTTALDELSVQLRDVPDTQYPKPSSLPGWSTAQLIAHLASFAKAAVRQFENAGTEQPPAMYDGGAEGRIEAINMTALMRPESLRALASDALAQLRAALPGVEAKWEAPVGYRPTATAADMMYATWREMLIHATDLDEFVRPAASWPPAFSEHLFRALSARVPQGTRLVLQPHGKTPIVLGEGAKSWVLSGTDFDLAAWMAGRPASGPVQVTAAADGAADPKLLPWPSDRLMNR, encoded by the coding sequence ATGACACAACTTTTGGCGCCGGGTGAACTTATCGCACAGGTCACCACCGCATTGGACGAACTGTCCGTACAGCTTCGCGACGTTCCGGACACGCAGTACCCCAAGCCAAGTTCGCTGCCGGGCTGGAGTACTGCCCAGCTGATCGCGCATCTGGCTTCTTTCGCCAAGGCCGCGGTGCGCCAATTCGAGAATGCCGGCACTGAGCAGCCTCCTGCCATGTACGACGGGGGAGCGGAGGGCCGGATCGAGGCGATCAACATGACCGCGCTGATGCGTCCAGAATCCTTGCGGGCCCTGGCCTCCGACGCACTCGCGCAGCTTCGCGCCGCCCTGCCCGGGGTGGAAGCCAAATGGGAGGCCCCGGTGGGCTACCGCCCCACGGCCACCGCTGCGGACATGATGTACGCGACCTGGCGCGAGATGCTGATCCACGCCACCGACTTGGATGAATTCGTGCGCCCGGCCGCCAGCTGGCCACCGGCCTTCAGCGAACACCTGTTCCGTGCGCTGTCCGCCCGTGTGCCGCAGGGTACTCGTCTGGTGCTTCAGCCGCATGGCAAGACCCCGATTGTCTTGGGCGAAGGTGCGAAGTCCTGGGTGCTCTCCGGGACCGACTTCGATCTGGCCGCCTGGATGGCCGGACGTCCGGCTTCCGGCCCGGTCCAGGTTACCGCGGCCGCCGACGGAGCAGCGGATCCGAAGCTGCTGCCGTGGCCAAGTGACCGCTTGATGAACCGCTAG
- a CDS encoding HNH endonuclease signature motif containing protein gives MEQAHSARIQPASLVDLGTALATVAQQLCSGTALSAQQLLRAERTCLDLFATLGAQAAQSTDPRLALAHAIFAQAFSQRATAANIAAASLVETTAAHALDLQEFENLHAGTTDFSAPPCFAPGRTVYRDAPTVLAALLDLNYFEADRRIKDAHLLYARKDISGAACAPRFTKLAQCFAGSPLQSPHDAPATAAASTAPGGWALPDLHQLPDPREVLKTARALDKFEPEDATFDGLPSYATAKAADGSLLEDQAAAHLRDEKISIRQKRINGLIKDYKDAHQQTKTPKLGLFRGKVVNGVHEYIIRVRELDAELWESLIAQADNKRTQAGAAARKAAGLDTGTGTGSQEQESAEDQPHPENFDGDDNCAGDEAASNHASEEDSSHEESPDEEQPGEQAEGEQQMLTDELWSSGQPPPPWAGAQSQDSQNADPPDLKLLAPPVLGTPDTCTVPERRLNALNAILRNIGPGSSSKRITPEIVVHARYEDLQDLGSLTGITAHGIKLSAPQLRTMLCEAKVLSPIYNADGVIMDIGRDSRLFPRWMKLAARDRDGGCLVPGCTMDPALVEFHHFEPWAKGGRTRLQDCCPLCSLHHTMVHAGYLKLVKIKGLPYVILPKHLDPQQLPRRNTYFARA, from the coding sequence ATGGAACAAGCACACAGCGCCCGCATCCAGCCAGCTAGCCTGGTGGACCTTGGCACAGCGCTGGCCACCGTGGCACAGCAGCTTTGCTCAGGCACCGCACTGAGCGCGCAACAGCTGCTGCGCGCTGAAAGAACCTGCCTGGACTTGTTCGCAACCTTGGGCGCCCAGGCCGCACAGAGCACCGATCCCCGTCTGGCCCTGGCTCACGCAATCTTCGCCCAAGCCTTCAGCCAGCGGGCCACTGCCGCGAATATCGCGGCCGCCAGCCTCGTGGAAACCACCGCGGCCCACGCTCTGGATCTTCAAGAATTCGAGAACCTGCACGCAGGCACCACTGATTTCAGCGCCCCTCCGTGTTTTGCCCCGGGCCGCACCGTCTACCGCGACGCACCCACCGTGCTGGCCGCGTTGCTGGATTTGAACTATTTCGAGGCCGACCGCCGGATCAAGGACGCCCATCTGCTCTACGCCCGCAAGGACATCTCCGGCGCGGCCTGCGCTCCCCGGTTCACCAAGCTGGCCCAATGCTTCGCCGGCTCACCGCTCCAATCCCCGCACGATGCCCCGGCAACCGCCGCAGCCTCCACCGCACCTGGCGGCTGGGCCCTGCCGGATCTGCACCAGCTGCCCGATCCACGCGAAGTGCTCAAAACTGCCCGCGCGCTGGATAAATTCGAGCCCGAAGACGCCACCTTCGACGGGCTGCCCAGCTACGCCACCGCCAAAGCCGCCGACGGCAGCTTGCTCGAAGACCAGGCCGCGGCGCACCTGCGCGACGAGAAGATCAGCATCCGCCAGAAACGCATCAATGGATTGATCAAGGACTACAAGGACGCGCATCAGCAGACCAAGACTCCCAAGCTGGGGCTGTTCCGCGGCAAAGTAGTCAACGGCGTGCATGAATACATCATCCGGGTCCGCGAACTTGATGCAGAACTCTGGGAATCGCTGATTGCCCAGGCCGATAACAAGCGCACCCAGGCCGGAGCAGCCGCACGCAAGGCCGCAGGCTTGGACACCGGTACCGGCACCGGCAGCCAGGAGCAGGAGTCTGCGGAAGATCAGCCGCACCCCGAAAATTTCGACGGCGATGACAATTGCGCCGGCGACGAAGCAGCCAGCAACCACGCATCCGAGGAAGACTCATCGCACGAGGAATCACCCGATGAAGAGCAGCCCGGCGAACAAGCCGAAGGGGAGCAACAAATGCTCACCGACGAGCTGTGGAGCAGTGGCCAACCGCCACCGCCGTGGGCCGGTGCCCAGTCCCAAGATTCGCAGAACGCGGATCCGCCGGATCTGAAGCTGCTGGCCCCGCCCGTCCTGGGGACGCCGGATACCTGCACGGTGCCCGAACGGCGGCTCAACGCGCTGAACGCCATCTTGCGGAATATCGGTCCCGGGAGCAGCAGCAAACGCATCACCCCGGAAATCGTGGTGCACGCGCGATACGAAGACCTCCAGGATCTGGGATCGCTCACCGGAATTACTGCCCACGGGATCAAGCTCTCCGCGCCGCAGCTGCGCACCATGCTCTGCGAAGCCAAAGTGCTCAGCCCGATCTACAACGCCGACGGGGTCATCATGGATATCGGCCGCGACTCCAGGCTCTTCCCGCGCTGGATGAAATTGGCCGCCCGCGACCGCGACGGCGGCTGCCTGGTCCCGGGCTGCACCATGGATCCGGCCCTGGTCGAATTCCACCACTTCGAACCGTGGGCCAAGGGAGGCCGAACCAGGCTCCAGGACTGTTGTCCGTTGTGCTCGCTGCACCACACCATGGTCCATGCCGGCTACCTCAAGTTGGTCAAGATCAAGGGACTGCCCTATGTCATCTTGCCCAAGCACTTGGATCCGCAGCAGTTGCCTCGGCGCAATACCTACTTCGCCCGCGCCTAG
- the argJ gene encoding bifunctional glutamate N-acetyltransferase/amino-acid acetyltransferase ArgJ, which translates to MSLAHTNTHPSAAATGVTAPAGFSAAGVPAGLKSTGKNDVVVVKNHGPEFTAAGVFTSNRVAAAPVHWSKQVLADGRIDAVVLNSGGANACTGAEGFANTHKTAEYVAQLLEVSAGDVAVASTGLIGEQLPMDKLLPGVKAAADTLADDQNASDQAAAGIMTTDTVPKLVSRIVGESGSGQVIIGGMAKGAGMLAPALATMLVVLTTDAVLTSQQADDALRAATAMSFDRADSDGCMSTNDTVLLLASGASGAAPVMEEFTAALTDACCELAAKLIEDAEGADHTIAIRTYNAATEADALEVSKAVSRSNLVKTAVFGKDPNWGRVLSEVGTTKAAFEPDELNVSINGVMVCKNGGVGEDRNLVNLDERNVSIEIDLNAGTEQATVLTNDLTHDYVHENSAYSS; encoded by the coding sequence GTGAGTCTTGCCCACACCAACACCCACCCATCGGCCGCCGCCACCGGCGTCACCGCCCCGGCAGGCTTCAGCGCTGCCGGCGTGCCAGCGGGCCTGAAGTCCACCGGCAAGAACGACGTGGTCGTGGTCAAGAACCACGGACCGGAATTCACCGCCGCCGGTGTCTTCACCTCCAACCGCGTGGCCGCCGCTCCGGTGCACTGGTCCAAGCAGGTGCTCGCCGATGGCCGCATCGACGCCGTAGTGCTCAACTCCGGGGGAGCCAACGCCTGCACCGGCGCCGAAGGCTTCGCCAACACCCACAAGACCGCCGAATACGTGGCGCAGCTGCTCGAAGTGTCCGCAGGTGACGTGGCCGTGGCCTCCACCGGCCTGATCGGCGAACAGCTGCCCATGGACAAGCTGCTTCCCGGCGTGAAGGCCGCTGCCGATACGCTGGCCGACGACCAGAACGCTTCGGACCAGGCTGCCGCCGGCATCATGACCACCGACACCGTGCCCAAGCTGGTCTCGCGCATCGTCGGCGAGTCCGGCTCCGGCCAGGTCATCATCGGCGGCATGGCCAAGGGCGCGGGAATGCTCGCCCCGGCACTGGCCACCATGCTGGTAGTGCTCACCACCGACGCGGTGCTCACCAGTCAACAGGCCGATGACGCACTGCGCGCGGCCACCGCGATGAGCTTCGACCGCGCGGACTCCGATGGCTGCATGTCCACCAACGACACCGTGCTGCTGCTGGCCTCCGGCGCCTCGGGAGCCGCCCCGGTGATGGAAGAATTCACCGCCGCGCTGACCGATGCCTGCTGCGAGCTGGCCGCGAAGCTGATCGAGGACGCCGAGGGCGCCGATCACACCATCGCGATCCGCACCTACAACGCCGCCACCGAAGCCGACGCCCTGGAAGTCTCCAAGGCCGTCTCGCGCTCCAACCTGGTCAAGACCGCGGTCTTCGGCAAGGACCCGAACTGGGGCCGAGTGCTCTCCGAGGTCGGCACCACCAAAGCCGCTTTCGAACCCGATGAGCTGAACGTGTCGATCAACGGCGTCATGGTCTGCAAGAACGGCGGGGTCGGCGAAGACCGCAACCTGGTCAACCTCGATGAGCGCAACGTATCCATCGAGATCGATTTGAACGCGGGCACCGAGCAAGCCACCGTGCTGACCAACGATTTGACCCACGACTACGTCCACGAGAACTCCGCCTACTCTTCCTAG
- the argC gene encoding N-acetyl-gamma-glutamyl-phosphate reductase → MTISVAVSGASGYAGGEVLRILAAHPEVEIGAITAHSQAGQRLGSIAPHLHALADRVLVDTTVENLAGHDVVFLALPHGASAAVAAALPESTLVIDAGADHRLESAVAWKKFYGSEHAGFWPYGLPELPGQREKLVGTKRVAVPGCYPTGAQLALAPGFGAGLLESDDVVIVSASGTSGAGKSLKPNLLGSEVMGSMSTYGVGGSHRHIPEMEQGFSKLAGEPVTVSFTPTLAPMPRGILTTATAKVKAGVTEAMLREAWTEAYAGELFVHLLPEGQWPTTGAVQASNHVQLQLAFDTHANRVIVTAALDNLTKGTAGAAVQSMNIALGLEENTGLLMQGVAP, encoded by the coding sequence ATGACGATTTCAGTAGCTGTTTCCGGCGCCAGCGGATACGCCGGTGGCGAGGTGCTGCGCATCCTCGCGGCCCACCCCGAAGTAGAGATTGGCGCGATCACCGCCCATTCGCAGGCCGGGCAGCGACTCGGCTCGATCGCACCGCACCTACATGCGCTCGCCGATCGCGTACTGGTGGACACCACCGTGGAAAACCTCGCCGGGCACGACGTCGTGTTCCTGGCCCTGCCGCACGGAGCCTCGGCCGCCGTGGCCGCAGCCCTTCCCGAATCCACCCTGGTCATCGACGCCGGTGCGGACCACCGCCTGGAATCAGCCGTTGCATGGAAGAAATTCTATGGCTCCGAGCATGCCGGCTTCTGGCCCTATGGCCTGCCTGAACTTCCCGGGCAGCGCGAAAAGCTGGTCGGCACCAAGCGCGTTGCGGTTCCCGGCTGCTACCCGACCGGCGCGCAGCTGGCCCTGGCCCCGGGCTTTGGAGCAGGACTGCTGGAGTCCGACGACGTAGTGATCGTCTCGGCCTCGGGCACCTCGGGCGCGGGCAAGTCGCTGAAGCCCAACCTGCTGGGCAGTGAAGTCATGGGCTCGATGAGCACCTACGGCGTGGGCGGCTCCCACCGCCACATCCCGGAAATGGAGCAGGGCTTCTCCAAGCTGGCCGGCGAACCGGTCACCGTCTCCTTCACCCCGACTCTGGCCCCGATGCCGCGCGGCATCCTGACCACCGCCACCGCCAAGGTCAAGGCAGGAGTCACCGAAGCGATGCTGCGCGAGGCCTGGACCGAGGCCTACGCCGGCGAGCTGTTCGTACACTTGCTGCCCGAAGGCCAGTGGCCCACCACCGGAGCGGTGCAGGCCTCCAACCATGTCCAGCTGCAGCTGGCCTTCGACACCCACGCCAACCGCGTGATCGTCACCGCCGCACTGGATAACCTCACCAAGGGCACCGCAGGTGCCGCCGTCCAGTCGATGAACATCGCCCTGGGCCTGGAAGAAAACACCGGATTGCTCATGCAAGGAGTTGCACCGTGA
- the argB gene encoding acetylglutamate kinase has translation MAQTIRTNLDIAQSKAEALIEALPWIQRFAGTTMVIKYGGNAMVNDQLRRAFAEDIVFLRHAGVNPVVVHGGGPQINKMLDTLGIESEFRGGLRVTTPEAMDVVRMVLTGQVQRDLVGLINSHGPYSVGMSGEDGATLQAVRTGTIVDGLPVDLGLVGEVTTVRTDQVDSLVDAGMIPVISTVAPEFDEHGEPTGAVLNVNADTAAAALASALGATKLVILTDVEGLYAAWPDKSSLISSITNDELRQMLPSLESGMIPKMGACLKAVDEGVGQAHIVDGRAPHSMLLEIFTTAGVGTQVLPAGKPNCAANTAKKDA, from the coding sequence ATGGCCCAAACCATTCGCACCAACCTGGATATCGCCCAGTCCAAGGCCGAAGCGCTCATCGAGGCGCTGCCCTGGATCCAGCGCTTCGCCGGGACCACGATGGTCATCAAGTACGGTGGCAACGCAATGGTCAATGACCAGCTGCGCCGCGCCTTCGCCGAAGACATCGTGTTCCTGCGCCACGCCGGGGTCAACCCGGTCGTAGTGCACGGCGGCGGCCCGCAGATCAACAAGATGCTCGACACCTTGGGGATCGAATCAGAATTCCGCGGCGGGCTGCGCGTGACCACCCCCGAGGCCATGGACGTGGTGCGGATGGTGCTCACCGGCCAGGTGCAGCGCGATCTGGTGGGCCTGATCAACTCGCACGGCCCCTACTCGGTGGGCATGTCCGGCGAGGACGGCGCCACCTTGCAGGCAGTGCGCACCGGTACCATCGTCGACGGGCTGCCGGTGGACCTGGGACTGGTTGGCGAAGTCACCACCGTGCGCACCGACCAGGTGGATTCGCTGGTGGATGCCGGGATGATCCCGGTCATCTCCACCGTCGCCCCGGAATTCGACGAGCACGGCGAACCGACCGGTGCGGTGCTCAACGTCAACGCGGACACCGCCGCCGCGGCCCTGGCCAGCGCGCTGGGCGCCACCAAGCTGGTGATCCTCACCGACGTGGAGGGCCTGTACGCGGCCTGGCCGGACAAGTCCTCGCTGATCAGCTCGATCACCAACGACGAGCTGCGGCAGATGCTGCCATCGCTGGAATCGGGCATGATCCCGAAAATGGGTGCGTGCCTCAAGGCCGTGGACGAAGGAGTGGGCCAGGCCCACATCGTCGATGGCCGCGCCCCGCACTCGATGCTGCTGGAAATCTTCACCACCGCCGGCGTGGGCACCCAGGTGCTGCCCGCCGGAAAACCGAACTGCGCTGCGAACACCGCAAAGAAGGATGCATAG
- a CDS encoding macro domain-containing protein — translation MEIQLYRGDITTLHVDAIVNAANPSLLGGGGVDGAIHTAAGPSLLAACREIRANRYPDGIPSGIAVATKAGNLHAKWVVHTAAPNLALATANPVKPNPKILDDCFVNSLYVAARHEAHSVAFPAIGAGAFGWDPEQVADIAHVAISRWVETNKHISPIHKIILVAHTDEVQAAFERAFSLDAVEDIAA, via the coding sequence ATGGAAATCCAGTTGTACCGGGGTGACATCACCACCCTGCATGTTGATGCCATTGTCAATGCCGCCAATCCTTCGCTACTCGGCGGCGGTGGCGTCGATGGGGCCATCCACACCGCCGCTGGCCCTTCTCTGCTGGCTGCCTGTCGAGAAATCCGGGCCAACCGCTACCCCGATGGAATCCCTTCCGGCATAGCCGTGGCTACCAAGGCCGGAAACCTGCACGCCAAGTGGGTCGTCCATACGGCTGCACCGAATCTGGCATTGGCCACTGCGAACCCGGTCAAGCCGAACCCGAAGATCCTGGACGACTGCTTCGTGAACTCGTTGTACGTAGCCGCACGCCATGAGGCGCACTCGGTCGCGTTCCCGGCCATCGGTGCCGGAGCATTCGGCTGGGATCCCGAGCAGGTTGCCGATATCGCCCACGTAGCGATCAGCCGGTGGGTCGAGACGAACAAGCATATTTCGCCGATCCACAAGATCATTCTGGTCGCGCATACCGATGAGGTGCAGGCCGCCTTCGAGCGGGCCTTCTCCTTGGATGCCGTGGAGGACATCGCCGCCTGA